The stretch of DNA TGGAGGCCAAGTCTGACGGTCGGCCCTTCTTCATTATCCCCTGGCTGGGCCAGTACCTGATCGGCACCACCGACGAGCGCTACAGCGGTGCCCTGGACAATATCAAGGCCGACGACGCCGAAATTGACTACCTGCTGAAGGAAACCAACGCGGTGCTGCCCGCCGCCCACCTCACCCGCCAGGACGTGCGCTTTACCTATGCTGGGGTGCGCCCCCTGCCCTACGCCGAGGGCAAAAAAGCGGGCAGCATCAGCCGCGCCCACATTCTCCACGACCACAGCCAGGAAGGGGCCACCAACCTGATCTCGCTGATTGGCGGCAAACTCACCACCCATCGCCAGGTGGGCGAAGAGTTTGTCGATGCGGTTTTCCGCAAGCGGGGTGAGGCGGTGCCCCCCTGCCCTACCCACCAGCGATCGCTGCCCGGAGCCCTTTTGCTAGACGATCGCCGCGTTGGCCAGTGGCACGATCGCTATCGCCACCGCATTCACACCGCCGTCCTCGACCACCTGATCGGCATCTACGGCGCTCGCACCGGCGACCTGCTGGCCCTGGTGGATGAGCACCCCGCCCTGGTCGAGCCCATCGTCGACTACGCCCACGACATCCAGGCCCAAATCGTCTTTGCCGTCCAGAGCGAAATGGCCTATACCTTTGTCGACATCCTGCGCCGCCGCACCACGGTGGCCATGCACCGCAACTACGGCTTTGATGCGCTCCCCGTAGTGGCTCAGGTGCTGGGCGAGTACTGTGGGTGGAGCGAGGAGCAGTGCGATCGCAATATCCGCGATTACCACCAGTTTATGGAGACCAACTGCATCCCTGACTACGCCATGGGGCAGGAGAGCCCGTTGCTACAAACCGCTTGAAGAGAGTAGGGGTAGGGAGTAGGGAGTAAGCAATTCATTTACACTACCCCTCCCACCCATCCACCCCCGACCCCCCACCCGTCCACCCCTTACCCACCCACTCCCATGCTCGCCACCCCCACCCTCGCCCAGGTCTTTGAAGACTACAAACATCGCCAGATCACCCTCACCATCCTCGGCTCCGGTGCCTGGGGCAAAGCCCTGGCCCACATTGCCAACAGCAATGGCCATACGGTGCGGGTATGGTCGCGCAGCGGCGATCTTTCCCTGGAGGATGCCGTCGCTGGGGCTGAGGTGATCATGTCGGCCATCTCGATGAAGGGGGTGCCGGAGCTGGTGCAGCGGCTGCGGGGGCTAAACATTCCTGAAACCACCATATTTGTGACCGCCACCAAGGGCCTGGATCCTGAGACAACCCTTACCCCTTCGGTGATTTTTCAGCAAGCGTTTCCGCACCACGCGGTGGCCGTACTCTCAGGCCCCAATCTCTCAAAAGAAATTGAGGCGGGGCTGCCCGCCGCTACGGTAATCGCCTGCGCCAATGAAACCGCTGCTGAGGCGGTGCAGCACCTGTTTGCAGGGGAAAACTTTCGCACCTACCGCAGCAGCGACCCCCTGGGGGCCGAGCTGGGCGGCACGCTCAAGAACGTGATTGCGATCGCCGTCGGGGTCTGCGAAGGGCTGGAGCTGGGTTCAAACGCGCGATCGGCGCTGATCACCCGCGCCCTGCCCGAGGTGATGCGGATCGGCACCCACCTGGGCGGCCAGCCCGAAACCTTTTTGGGCCTCTCGGGGCTGGGTGACATGCTCGCCACCTGCACCAGTGCCCTCAGCCGCAACTATCGCGTCGGCTACGGTCTGGCTCAGAGCAAGCCCCTGGAGCAAATTTTGGCGGAACTGGGCAGCACCGCTGAGGGGGTCAACACCGCCTACGTGCTCCACGACATTGCCCAGCGCGAGCAAATTTCGGTGCCGATCGCCCAGCAGGTGTACCTGTTGCTCAAGGGTGACATTTCTGCCGAAG from Leptolyngbya sp. KIOST-1 encodes:
- a CDS encoding glycerol-3-phosphate dehydrogenase/oxidase, with amino-acid sequence MRNLQPLTTQPFDLIVIGGGINGAATARDGALRGLRTLLVEKGDFGSGTTSWSSRLIHGGLRYLEYFEFHLVRESLHEREVLLRQAPHLAKPLQMTIPIYRSGSRSYRIIQVGMVLYDVLSYDKSLPNHRMLSRPKTRQLFRAVDADDLAGAAQYYDAQAEHAERLCFENVLDAQQAGATVLNYAQVEDIQLRDRRITGLTCRDLLSDDTFEVATHEQTVVVNTSGPWVDEVCGLSNSPVSRGQKIGGTKGSHIIVDAFPGAPSSALYVEAKSDGRPFFIIPWLGQYLIGTTDERYSGALDNIKADDAEIDYLLKETNAVLPAAHLTRQDVRFTYAGVRPLPYAEGKKAGSISRAHILHDHSQEGATNLISLIGGKLTTHRQVGEEFVDAVFRKRGEAVPPCPTHQRSLPGALLLDDRRVGQWHDRYRHRIHTAVLDHLIGIYGARTGDLLALVDEHPALVEPIVDYAHDIQAQIVFAVQSEMAYTFVDILRRRTTVAMHRNYGFDALPVVAQVLGEYCGWSEEQCDRNIRDYHQFMETNCIPDYAMGQESPLLQTA
- a CDS encoding NAD(P)H-dependent glycerol-3-phosphate dehydrogenase, which gives rise to MLATPTLAQVFEDYKHRQITLTILGSGAWGKALAHIANSNGHTVRVWSRSGDLSLEDAVAGAEVIMSAISMKGVPELVQRLRGLNIPETTIFVTATKGLDPETTLTPSVIFQQAFPHHAVAVLSGPNLSKEIEAGLPAATVIACANETAAEAVQHLFAGENFRTYRSSDPLGAELGGTLKNVIAIAVGVCEGLELGSNARSALITRALPEVMRIGTHLGGQPETFLGLSGLGDMLATCTSALSRNYRVGYGLAQSKPLEQILAELGSTAEGVNTAYVLHDIAQREQISVPIAQQVYLLLKGDISAEEAVAALMERKLKAEDYQEILQCD